The following coding sequences are from one Brooklawnia cerclae window:
- a CDS encoding MerR family transcriptional regulator, giving the protein MPTPVRLPAPDSDGTWRVGDLARAAGLSVRTLHHWEQIGLLRPTDRSTGGHRLYHQADVERIYQVCALRELGLPLAQIAGVLDGADLASVVRQHLVYIEGEVARLDRLQHRLRRLASDLAEEPSPEQAISLIEALNLMDRYFTNDQLMQMDRRRSGRGRRRKREVEAAWAEIAVALRTMRDADNDPSSPQVQSVVERARALIDTFTGGDMSMYAALRHLGTQEPPADLFGWDSDLLQYLYQALDRSTSASTVDGEGDTATTSA; this is encoded by the coding sequence ATGCCAACTCCAGTCCGACTGCCGGCACCGGACTCAGATGGAACCTGGCGAGTCGGAGACCTTGCCCGTGCGGCGGGGCTGTCAGTGCGCACACTGCACCACTGGGAACAGATCGGGCTACTCAGACCCACCGACCGTTCTACTGGTGGCCACCGTCTCTACCACCAGGCAGATGTCGAACGGATTTACCAGGTCTGTGCGCTGCGGGAACTGGGGCTGCCTCTCGCGCAGATCGCCGGCGTCCTTGACGGCGCCGACCTCGCGAGCGTTGTTCGCCAGCACCTCGTCTATATCGAGGGTGAGGTCGCCCGGCTGGATAGGTTGCAGCATCGCTTGCGCCGACTGGCGAGTGACTTGGCCGAAGAACCGTCCCCGGAGCAAGCTATTTCGCTCATTGAAGCCCTCAACCTCATGGATCGGTACTTCACGAACGATCAACTCATGCAAATGGATCGTCGTCGTTCCGGGCGCGGCCGACGTCGCAAGCGTGAAGTCGAGGCCGCGTGGGCGGAAATCGCCGTAGCTCTCCGCACCATGAGGGACGCCGACAACGATCCGAGTTCGCCACAGGTTCAGTCTGTCGTGGAACGAGCCCGTGCGCTGATCGACACCTTCACCGGAGGGGACATGTCGATGTACGCCGCCCTTAGACACCTCGGAACCCAGGAACCTCCCGCTGACCTCTTTGGCTGGGACAGTGACCTTCTCCAATACCTGTATCAAGCGCTGGACCGCTCCACGTCTGCATCTACTGTCGACGGTGAGGGCGACACCGCGACCACCAGCGCGTGA
- a CDS encoding glycosyltransferase, whose amino-acid sequence MRVLLSTIGSRGETQPIIAVAVEMGKLGHEAVVCAPPDFQGWAESLGVRYIPVGPELHGTAKRPPSGPVMAEQRQQMIDGTVAVQFEAVGKAAEGCDVIVGGGGLAIAAHSIAEHLSVPYVYAAFAPITLPSPFHAPPAFGLLGEQNTDDPAEFAPRWEAERSRWNTMWRRPLNAQRELLGLPQIEDVRSHLFTDRPWLAADPVLAPWPGSSDMEVFQTGAWLLEDPRPLEPELEAFLTSGEPPIYFGLGSAHVPPALARAVLDATRAAGRRAVVSRGWADLDISEGSGDVIAVGDVNQRLLFPRVAAIAHHGGAGTTTVATASGTPQIVIPQNFNQFYFAARVEALGAGVAIREEPTGDVLRTALARVLGDPFPAVATTRGEQIATDGAGVAARTLLDVCAGRWPASSEPAV is encoded by the coding sequence ATGCGAGTGCTGTTGTCAACTATCGGTTCGCGAGGAGAAACCCAGCCGATCATTGCGGTCGCTGTCGAGATGGGAAAACTAGGGCACGAAGCCGTGGTGTGTGCGCCGCCAGACTTTCAGGGGTGGGCGGAATCGCTTGGCGTGCGCTATATACCGGTCGGCCCCGAACTGCACGGGACAGCAAAACGACCGCCATCCGGACCAGTGATGGCGGAGCAACGGCAGCAGATGATCGACGGGACGGTCGCTGTGCAGTTCGAGGCGGTCGGGAAGGCGGCCGAAGGGTGTGACGTGATCGTTGGCGGAGGTGGGCTCGCGATTGCAGCGCATTCGATTGCAGAGCATTTGTCTGTGCCATACGTCTATGCGGCGTTCGCGCCGATCACGTTGCCGTCACCGTTTCATGCCCCGCCGGCGTTCGGGCTGCTCGGTGAGCAGAACACGGATGACCCAGCAGAGTTCGCGCCTCGTTGGGAGGCCGAACGCTCGCGTTGGAACACGATGTGGCGTCGCCCGCTGAATGCGCAGCGTGAACTGCTCGGCCTCCCACAGATCGAGGATGTGCGATCGCATCTGTTCACCGATCGCCCGTGGTTGGCTGCGGACCCGGTTCTCGCCCCATGGCCGGGATCATCCGACATGGAGGTCTTTCAGACTGGGGCATGGTTGCTTGAGGACCCGCGGCCGCTGGAGCCGGAGCTTGAGGCATTCCTGACCTCCGGGGAACCACCGATCTATTTCGGACTCGGCAGCGCACACGTTCCGCCAGCTCTCGCCCGGGCTGTCCTTGATGCCACTCGCGCAGCCGGCCGTCGTGCGGTGGTTTCGCGTGGCTGGGCCGATCTTGACATTTCCGAGGGATCGGGCGACGTCATCGCGGTGGGAGATGTCAACCAGCGGCTGCTGTTCCCTCGCGTTGCGGCGATTGCACACCACGGCGGAGCGGGTACTACCACCGTCGCAACGGCGTCCGGCACGCCACAGATCGTGATTCCGCAAAACTTCAACCAATTCTACTTTGCGGCACGCGTGGAAGCGCTCGGGGCCGGAGTGGCGATCCGGGAGGAACCTACCGGGGACGTGCTCCGAACCGCGTTGGCAAGGGTCCTCGGCGATCCCTTCCCCGCTGTGGCAACGACCCGAGGCGAGCAGATCGCGACGGACGGAGCAGGGGTGGCTGCGCGCACGCTTCTTGACGTCTGCGCGGGTCGATGGCCTGCGTCGTCAGAACCTGCCGTATAG
- a CDS encoding SRPBCC domain-containing protein, protein MTEQHDIRRPGLTEHTRVGEQSIRHRREFAASAERVQQAHTDAGLFARWMGPRGTTLQIDRLDAVTGGAFRYVVHAPSGGSWAFRGSYHEVSRGLIAHTWEYEDAPGATLEVLRFVDLDDGRSALEVTSIYTSKESCDAMLKSGMDAGMDENFERLDSVLEDNASASE, encoded by the coding sequence ATGACCGAGCAGCACGACATCCGCCGCCCCGGGCTCACCGAACACACCCGCGTCGGGGAGCAGAGCATCCGTCATCGTCGCGAGTTTGCGGCATCCGCCGAACGCGTTCAACAGGCGCATACGGATGCTGGCTTGTTTGCCCGGTGGATGGGGCCGCGAGGAACGACACTGCAGATCGACCGGCTCGACGCAGTTACAGGTGGAGCATTCCGGTACGTCGTTCACGCACCGTCAGGGGGCTCGTGGGCATTTCGCGGTTCGTACCACGAGGTGAGCCGGGGGCTGATTGCGCACACGTGGGAGTACGAGGATGCTCCCGGCGCGACGCTCGAGGTTCTCCGCTTCGTCGACCTCGATGATGGGCGCTCCGCTCTCGAAGTGACATCGATCTACACATCGAAGGAGTCCTGCGACGCGATGCTGAAAAGCGGCATGGACGCTGGAATGGACGAAAACTTCGAACGACTCGACAGCGTCCTCGAAGACAACGCGTCGGCTAGCGAGTAG
- a CDS encoding hydroxypyruvate isomerase family protein encodes MEQKFHDTKEEHMNVRDLSVNCSILLTHLPLLARPAAAREAGFEAIELWWPFASATPSDDEIDALVRALRDAGVQLAGLNFAAGDMAAGDRGLMSWPGREAELRANLDAVTMIGEQTGCRLFNALYGLRRPDSTPEIQDALAAKNLALAAQAVGRIGGTVLVEPVSGAPEYPLRTADDVVAVLDRVTAQYGAKRLGLLFDVYHLAANGDDVDAAIASHANRIAHVQIADLPGRGAPGTGRLPIARWLDDLRQRGYTGRIALEYVANNSDPFAWLAQF; translated from the coding sequence GTGGAACAAAAGTTCCACGATACGAAAGAAGAACATATGAACGTTCGTGATCTCTCGGTGAACTGTTCGATCCTTCTGACACATCTGCCACTCTTGGCTCGCCCCGCCGCAGCACGTGAGGCCGGGTTCGAGGCAATCGAGTTGTGGTGGCCTTTCGCCTCTGCAACGCCGTCGGACGACGAGATCGACGCATTGGTCCGTGCCCTACGTGACGCCGGGGTCCAGCTGGCCGGTCTCAACTTCGCTGCCGGAGACATGGCCGCCGGAGATCGTGGATTGATGTCCTGGCCAGGTCGCGAGGCCGAGTTACGCGCAAACCTCGATGCAGTGACCATGATCGGCGAACAGACGGGATGCCGCCTTTTCAACGCCCTCTACGGACTGCGCCGTCCCGATTCCACGCCTGAGATCCAGGACGCGTTGGCGGCGAAAAACCTGGCTTTGGCGGCCCAGGCGGTCGGGCGGATCGGTGGAACCGTCCTGGTCGAACCCGTCAGCGGAGCGCCAGAGTATCCGTTGCGTACAGCCGATGACGTCGTCGCCGTGCTCGATCGCGTGACCGCCCAGTATGGGGCGAAGAGGCTCGGGCTGCTGTTCGACGTCTACCATCTCGCCGCCAACGGTGACGATGTCGACGCCGCGATCGCCTCCCACGCGAATCGCATCGCGCATGTCCAGATCGCCGACCTGCCCGGCCGGGGGGCTCCCGGAACCGGCAGGCTGCCGATCGCGCGGTGGCTCGACGATCTGCGTCAGCGCGGGTACACGGGCCGGATAGCCCTGGAGTACGTCGCAAACAACAGCGATCCCTTCGCATGGCTGGCCCAGTTCTGA